In Tenacibaculum sp. 190524A02b, the genomic stretch TCTGATAAAGCGCCTGTTGATATGCAAGATATAGAGCAAAGATTATTATCTCGTTTCAAGTGGGGATTATCAGCTGAACTACAATCACCAGATTATGAAACTCGAATTTCTATATTACAAAACAAGTTATATAGAGATGGAGTAGAAATGCCTGAGGAAATAGTAGAATACATTGCAAAGAATATAAAATCTAATGTAAGAGAATTAGAAGGTGTAATTATTTCTATGATTGCACAAGCTTCTTTTAATAGGAAAGAGTTTACAATTGAGTTAGCGAAACAAATTGTAGATAAGTTTGTAAAGAGTACTAAGAAAGAATTATCAATAGATTATATTCAAAAAGTAGTTTCTAAATATTTTGATATGGATGTAGCTACTTTACAATCTAAAACACGTAAACGTCATATTGTTCAAGCAAGGCAGTTAGCTATGTATTTTGCAAAACGTATGACAAAATCATCTTTAGCAAGTATTGGAAATCAAATAGGGCAGAGAGATCATGCTACGGTATTACATGCATGTAAAACTGTAGATAACTTAACAGAGACTGATAAACAATTTAAAAAGTATGTTGACGATTTAACTAAAAAGTTAACATTATAAAATAAATATATCATGAAAATACTAATGGTTTGTTTGGGGAATATTTGCCGTTCCCCATTGGCCGAGGGTATTTTAAAGTCTAAAGTATCTTCTGATTTTATTCAAGTTGACTCAGCTGGGACTGCTGGTTATCATGAAGGAGAGTTACCTGATAAGCGATCTATTGCTGTTGCCCAAAAAAATGGAATAGATATCACAGATCAACGTTCTAGAAAATTTTCATTAGCTGATTTTGATACCTTTGATGTCATTTATGCAATGGATGAGAGTAATTTTCATAACTTAGTTTCACTGGCAAGAAATGATGAGGATGCTGGTAAGGTCAAAATGATTCTTCAAGAAATATATCCAAACGAAAATTTAAGTGTGCCAGATCCTTACTACGGAGGTGATAAAGGGTTTGAAAATGTATACAATATGTTAGATGAAGCTTGTGAAATAGTCGCTTCAAAATTTGTAAATTAAATGAAAGGGAAATTATACTTAATTCCAACTACACTTGGAGATACTGAACCTTTAGAGGTGATGCCGATATCTGTAAAAAAAGTTATAGAGAAATTAGAACATTTTATTGTTGAGAATGAAAAATCAGCAAGAAGGTATATCAAAAAAATTACTCCGACAAAGTCGCAACCTTCTTTACAGCTTATGTTGTTAGATAAATATTCTGATGAGTTAGAGACACGAAATTATTTAGATGTATGTGAGGACGGAATATCTATAGGGTTATTATCTGAAGCGGGAGTTCCAGCAGTGGCTGATCCTGGTGCGACCATTGTAAAACAAGCACATGAAAAAGGTATTCAAGTAATTCCCTTGGTAGGTCCATCTTCAATTTTATTAGCTTTAATGGCTTCAGGTATGAATGGACAGAGTTTTGCTTTTAATGGGTATTTACCTATAGATAAAGGTGAAAGAAAAAGAGCTATTAAAGATTTAGAAAAATTATCTAGAGACAAAGACCAATCTCAAATATTTATTGAAACACCTTACAGGAATGAAAAAATGTTAGAGGATTTACGTTCGGTATTGGCACCAGATACCAAAGTTTGTGTTGCCTGTGACATAACTTTACCAACAGAATATATAAAAACACTTACTGTAAAAGAATGGAAAAATGTAAAAACCGATTTACATAAACGTCCAGCTATTTTTATAGTGCACAGGTAAACCGGTTTTTGCTTATACTAAAGGGGATTTGTTTGGGGGAATGTCTGATACATTGTATCCTGAAAACTTTTTTAAATATTCTTCTATGGTTGTACCAAAAGCATCTTTAAACTGGAATTTTCCATTGGTACGTAAAAACTTTTTAACATTGCCAGCTCCACTTAAATGAGCAGCAGCTAGAATACCTGATTCTGTTATAAGTATTCCTTTAATTTTTTTACCAACACTTCTTCTAATATCCTTTCTAAGAATCCATTTATTAACTTTACAAAGAGCTATAAATGTTCTTTCTTGTAATTCTGGGTTCTTAAGAAAACGTTGTGTGTTATATATTTTAAATCTTTTTAAGGTAGATTTTCCAAATTGGTATTTTCCTAAATAACCAAGTTTATTGATAACCGTATATTTACCTTGTGATTCTTTAAAGCCAAGGGCTTCTTTAAATCCAATAAAATCTTTTTGTAAAAAAGGGAAATTGAATTCCTTTATATCATCAACTTTGATGATAGGTAGTGTAGTGGTTATTTCTTTTTTAGCAGGACTTAATGTAAAACTCGTTAACAAAGTAAATCCAGTAATAGTTAAAACTAAATGTTTGATAATTAGTTACTTTCTGTTTAGCGGGGGCAAATATATAATAAAAAATACAAATAACTAATAATCAGTTGTTTGTTGTTTGTTGTGCTTTTTTGTTTTTAATAGTTTAATGGCTTTTTTTTTATGGATTCCTTTTTTAAAGTGTAATTTTATCGGTTATTATTTGTTTTTTGTGTTAATTTTTTGCGTATAAAAATTTGTTAATTATTTGTGTTACTTGTGATTCGTATTTGGGTATGTTTACGAACAAGTACATTTTTTGATAGAGTAATCTTTTAGAGTTAAATGTGTTTTATAAGAAGTAGTAGATTTATAAATAAGATTTGTACTTATAAGTAAAAAAACAGCCTAAATCTTAATTTAGGCTGCTTTTAGTTTTTAATTATAGTTTTTTATTCAGGAAATCTTTCTAATAAATGAGCTTCTTGTCCACTTTGAATTGCTCTTGGCCCTGGTTTGACACTAAAAGCTCTTGTCCTGTTTTGAGCTGTTAGTTTACCGTTAACTTTCTTAAAAGCAGGGATGGACGAGTCCTGATTTGTATTTACTTCGGTGCTATATACATCCCATCCTTTTTCTCTATTCTTTACAAACACATTATCATAATGAAAACTAGGATTAGCCCTACCATTAGCTGATGCAGATTCCATCATTCTTTGCTCTTCTAAGTTATCACCGTAATCTTCCCATGCAACTCTGGCTTTTGGTTGAGCTGTAGCGCCTGGGAGTCCAGATGATGCCCCATAATTTTTTAGGGTTTTACTATTTAAGTCATGGTAAAAAACATCATTGTCTCCTACAGGTCTTACCTCTATTGCACAACCATTCATTGGTCCTGTGAAAACACATGTTCCTGCTGGTACATCTTTAGGGACTTCCATATAACCAATACCCCCAGATTGAAATGGGAAATAGTAGTCATTCCCCATAGTATTTGGAATTAATTTTATGTTATTTGCTCCAGTTATATGACTTGTTACTTCTGTAGAAACTCTTGTTCCTCTTGAAAAAACTTTACTACCTTCAATTGTTGTTGCACTTTTGCTTGAAAGATTAGCAGCTTCGGTACCATCAACAATAAAACCTTTATTAGGGAATATTGGTGCCATTCCAGTTGGATCCACAAGGTTAATAGGGTTATTACTAGTGTAAGTGTACGGTGAGTAATTGATGTGCTTAGGATCAGGAGTTAAGAATATTTTCTTAACAGGATGGTATAATCTAGCTTTAAAATTATACAATCCAGTAGCTTGATCGTATTCTTGCCCAGTATATAAATAGGTTCCTAATTTGTGTTTCACCTCGGTTCCTTGATGGTTAGAGTATAAAATTTCACCAAAAGGAGTGTATTTATAGGTTTCTTCTACAATACCCTCTGAAGCATTAACTACATTACGTAAACTACTTTGGTAATCACGTACAAAGAAATAGGTTTTACCTTTGTAAAGCATAGCTATAGGAGCATACTGAGCCCCATAAATATACGTTTTATCCCATGAGGTATTATCTACATTATCCGTAAGTTTTTCAAATAAAGGTAAATTACGAGTTCCAAAAATATAGGTTAAGGTATCGTCAATACTAAGCCCATGTTTAGAAGTATATTTACGTGTTTTTTGGACTCTTCTATTGTTCGCATCGTATAAGAACTTCACTTGATTTTGCCCGTCAAATACTTTATGAGTTTTACGAGTAAAGATATCGTAGTCTAATTGGGTGTTCAGTCCTAAAGGAGTTTGTCCAATTTTAGTGTACAACCCAATTTTACTAGCAGTTTCGGTAGCGCTTTGTAATTTATTAGTACCTTGTTTGTAAGCAAAATTATTAGTTCTTCCAAATACACTAGATGACTGAGAGGTTAAATTACCATTGGTGTCGTAATCAAATTGGAATCCATCAATACCAGCTCCGTTATGTCTTTCAGCAAGAGTTAATCTATATTGATTGTCATAGGTGTATTCATACCTATCAATAGGTTGCCCTTCTTGCTGTTCTGTTTTACGCATAATCATTCCTTGGTGATAGTTGCCGTTTACTGTGTATTCAAGATTTTCCTTGAATAGGGTTTGAGCACCATTGAATTCAGTATTAGATTCAGCTACATGTTCTTGTAAGGTGTATTTCTGAGTTGTATTTAACACGCCGTTTCCATGAATTGTTAGGTTAATCTTACCATTTGTACCATATCCATATTTAGCATAGGCAAAAGGATTTGTATTGGTTCCTATACCATATAATCTACCATTTTGATCATAGGTATAATCTACAGAAGTACCATTAGGATATACAATGTCTTTAATTTTACCATCATGATTATAATGATATCCAATAAGCCCTTGCAAATCTCCGTTAATATAAGTAGCTTTTCTAGTGACTTGTCCTCTGATATTATAGGCATACCTGGTTTCTATTTGCTTGTCATTGATTAGACGTGAAGTATGTGTAACTTTTCCGTTAGACTTGTCTACGTTATTTTCAAAACTATCATACTGCCAAGTTTTATGAATAGTTTGTTTAATATCTGCTAACCATTCAGTGGTGTTGGCAAGGAAACTCATTTCTTGTTTATTAAAGTTACCAGGCACGTTTATAACACCAGCTTCAATAGGACGGTTAATAGGGTCATATTTAGTATAACGCCACTTAATATTTGTTTTTGATTTAGAGAAGTTATTAGCAGAAGAAAATACGGTTAGCCCTTTATTATTTTTAATTACATAGTTTCTTCCTTCATCTACGGTATTTGTATATGCTTGGTCTCCTATTAAGTCTATATTAACACGTGTGTTTTTATATTGATTCGGAGTGTTATTAGTATGTGAAAGCGGTAATCTTCTTTGTATTGTTTTATTACCGTTAGCATCATAGATATACGCATAACTACTAATCGAGTTTCCGTTTTGCATGGCTGTAGCTCTTCCAAATAAGTCTTTAACAGCAGCTTTATCATTATTACGAATCTCAGTAGAAGAAGTTTTAAACTTTAGTTTATTAGCATTACTAATACCAATAGCCGTTTCTAAAGAAGCCCCTAAAGCGTCTTGGTAGCCAGTTCTTTTGGTGTTTTCAGTATCCTGATTATTTACCCCTGGCATTGTGGTTGCGATGACTCTTTGTAGAGGGTCATTGCTGTATTTAGTTTGTGTAAATAACCTACTAATATCAAGATGATCTTCTATTTTGTAATCATGATTATTTTGTTGGCTAAAAGTTTCATAAAGAGATACAAAATTTCCTTGTATGTTTCCATCTTGTTCATTGTACTCAATAAAGTTTTGCTCATAATTAAGTCTAGGGTTTAAATGGTACAATGGTTTAGTTTGTAACATAGGTTTTCCCCATCCATTATATAGTGTAGCTTGTACAATTTTACCAATTATTTGGTTTTCACTATTGTTAAACCAATATTGGTGTTGTATATTTCTAGCTAATCCGTCTTTATAAGTAATATCTACCACAGGATCTTTACCCGTTAATAGATTAGATACCGTACCATTGATTTGTAAGTTCGTATTGGCATTAGGAGCCCTAAGATGTGCTTTAATTTCACCATTTACATAAACAACAAGTACATTATTTTTTTGAAGAATTAAAATATTCTTACGTTTATCTATGTCAAAACTACCCCAACTAGAACTAATAGAATTTCCTGTTTTTTGAATACGTTGATTTCCTTTAGTAATAGTAAAGTTATCATTAGCAGTGAATGCTATAGCAAATTCATTCCCTAAATCATTAGCTGGTATATTAGTAGTACCAGATACATCTCCTAGATAAGTAGCTTTATTTTGGAAATGGATTTTCATATTAGAGTTTGGCTGATTAACATCATAGCCATCTTGATTATGGGTTATAAAACGACTATATCCATGATGGGTGAAATCCATAGTTCTACCTGTATTATCAATAGAAGCCATATGTTGTTGCGCATCATCTAGTATATGTGTAGTAGTTAGCCCATTATTAGCAACTTGATGTGATAACATATCATTATCGTCCCAAGCAGAGATCGTTGCTGTAGTTCCTATTGGTCTTATTAAAATATCATCAACAAGTACATTATTTCTAAAACTCATATAGGGTACTTCATTAGCAGGAAGTAATTCTTCAATATATTGCCAAGTATTTGTAGCGATATATCTATTTTTTTCACTAATATGGTTTAAAGCACCAATAAAAGCTTTGTTATTATCATCATTAGTATCTGTAGAGTTATTCTTTTTAATCCATAAAGAAACTAAATACTGTAGGTCATTTCTTTTAGATAATTGAGTAAACTCTTTACCAGAAGAATTGGTAGCTAACACTAAGCTTTTATTCCCTGTATGTCCTTTGTTTATAAGGCTCCCAGAGAATGGAGTGTTATTTGCATTTTCAAAATCATAAAACAGTGTTCTTTTAGCACCTTTATGAGCATTAACACCATTAAAGGTAGCTATAGGTTTTTTGTTTAACGGGTGTAATACTACACTACTATAGGTATCATCAGTATCATACCAACTTAGAGGTACCCCAGTGGTAGTATCTCTATCTTCAACAGTTTTAGTACGAATCCAGTTTACAGCATAGCCACTTGGTGTTTGTTTTGAAATACTGTTAGCATTATTAGCTTGTGTAATGGCGTTACGGTGATGCTCCGCTATTTCTTTAATATTATTTTGGTGCTGCTGATGTTTAGCCGAGATATCCTCAATATTTTTTCTAATTTTATTGTGAAAATTAGCTTCAAGATTATCTGGAGTTACTCTTTTTTGTTCAAGTAGCCTTAAATGTTGTTGTAGGCTATTTAAAGAATTCTGGTAACTATTAAAATTAACATTAGCTAAACCATGTCTGGCAGTATCATGCTTATTTTGATCAAAGTTTTCAATCCCCCCATTAAAAGCATTTAAGCTATTGTGTAACGGATTTTCTTTACTAGTTTTAAAAGCATTATAGGTATCTCTTTCATTTTTTAAAGCTTGTTGAATATTTTGAAGAACAGGCTTTAAATCATTATCATTAGCAACTAATCCAAGTAATGATTCACGTTTTTTATTAATATCAACTTGATCTTGTCTAATATCTCTCTCTAGTTGAGTAAGAGCATTACGAAGACTGCTAATGGTTTGTTTAGCTTTCTCAATTTTAGGGTGATTAACCCCATAAGCTATACCAAACCCAATAGGCCCTCCAATCCAACCAAGTGCAATTAAATCTTGATATTTATTAATATTACGATATTGTTGATTGATTTGTTTAATTTTATCATTAGCTTGATTACGCGAAATCCTTTGGTCACTTCTAAGCGAGTTAATATCAGAGGTTAACTTGTTTTCTTCAGCCTTGTTTTGAGCTAAGCTTTGTTTGTAAAAATCAATATTTTTAGCTAAGTCTAATAAGTCATCATGAAGTTGTTCTATATTATCTTGAATTTCATGTTCTTTATGATGCGCTTGATGAGCGGCTCTTTCAGCTCCATGATAATCACCAATAATTGTGTGGTATTGGGCTACTTTAGTATCATAGTTTTCTATTAAAGTAGCCTGATTATTAATGTTACTGGTTATTTTTCCAATAATATTTTCAGGTAATGCGTTAGGAGCAAGTCCGTTTGCATTAGCTAAGGTATAGAAGTCTTTCGGTGCGTGAATATCTTTATTATTAATCCTAAAGCTTTCATAAGCAACTACATTTCCTCCAGTTATTTTCTCAGGATCATTTCCTTGTTTAACTGTATTAATAGTGCTAAAAGGCTCTTGAATACGATTTACTTTTCTTAAATCATCGTAATGTTCAAAAGCATAGGTATGGTATTGATTATGTTCTTCAGTAGCGCCTTGCGTAGTATATCCTTTAGAGGTAGTTTTACGGGTAATTAAACTATGTTTCGCAAATTTAAATTCTGAAGTAGTAACATTAGCTACGCCATCTATAGTGTTTATTTTCTTTACAGGACGCGATAAGTAAATTCTGTTTTCTTGTAAATGTGCTCCATCTACAGGATGTCTTAAATCTTCTTCCCATACATTATAATACGTATGATTACTAGCTACTACTTTTTGATTGGTGTTATAAGTTAGTGTAGCATAAGGATGTCCATATAAAGTGGTAATATTACCATTGGAATAGTTTTGAGAGTCGTCACTATGAATGCTTTGATACGTTACCAGTGTATTGTCTTGCAACTTTAAGTCATTACTTTTAGTAGGATATCCTTTTCTATGATCTTTTCCATAGGTGTTATATCTGTTGTAAAAATAATGTTCAATATATCCACCATCAGTAGTTGTTAAACTAACATCAGTATTTACTTTAATATCTTTACTGGTAGGTATATCAGTAACTTTACCATATAAGGTAAGATGTGAATTAGCATCATAAGCAGCAGAGTTACCATCATATAAATAATGATGAGCACTTAGTTTTTCGCCACCTTGCTTTATAGTTACTTTGGTAACAGGGTAGTCATACAGTTCATTGTCTAAATCTAATCCAGCAATTTTATGTAATACTACCTGAGTAGCATCTTTATAAGCAGGTCTATTGCTTCTAGCTCTTTCTTCAGCAGTACTCCCAATTAAAGGTTTAAACTGTTCGGTATAGGCATTCTTTTGTACAAAACCTTTATTAGTAATAGGTCCGTAACTAACATAAGCACTCGCACCAATAGTTGCACTTAAAGAATCTTGATGTACAGTAAGGTTACTGTTTTCTATAGTTTTTGTATCATATACCTTACCATTTCCTAGTAACTTAATATGATTTTCAATACCATGTGTAGTTTTTAAGGTATATGGAACAAAATTACTAACGATGTTATTAGTTCCTCCAACAATATCTTGATCAATTCCATTAGACTCAAAGAAGTCATTAGAAACTCTTTCCCATTGTCCTGTAGGACTTCTGTGAAAAAGTTTTCCATTTACAGAAATATAATTATTAGCAATAGAAGTACTCTTATGGTTGGTTCCCATAATATCTTTTACTAGTTCTTTAGCAACAGGTTCCATTACCATAGTAGCAACTTGAGCAATATTGGCAGCATTATCAATTAGCTGTATGGTTTCTTCCGCTAGCTCTAAAGCTTCCCCTAATCCAGGAAGTACTAAAGTAACTACTTGTACAATAATGTTTACAATTTCTACCGAAACATTAATAGCTTCATCCACAAATTCAGGAGCCGCAATTTGTTCTTGAGAAGCCTTGTTAATTAAAGTCCATCCATTAGTATTAGGATCGTATTGATAAAATTGAGGCGTTTTAAAAGCTTTGTCATCGCTTTCTGTTAAAGTGCTTACCACATCATTGGCAAACCCACTTGTATAATAAGGAGAAGAGAATTGTTTACCTAAAAACTGGTTTCCATCATAACGGAAGGCATAGTTCTTACCATCTTCCGCATCCAATCCATTGTTAGAACCTACTAATAAACTATGTGCTTTACCTATTTTATTAATAACATCACCAACTACAAAACTTTCTACACCGGTTTGTCCAGCAGCAGCATGTAGAAATTCTAGGTTAATGTTTTCAAAATTTTCATCCCATGTAATTCCATAGGTCATATTAATTTTCTTCATATCAGGAACAAACCCGCTAATAAGATTTCCTACTAATGGAATATCACCTACATCGGGAAGGTTTTCATCAAGGTTGTCATAGGTTTGTAAAACGGCAAAACTATTTCCCATTTTTACATCTAGCTTACCATCGCGTCCCATAATAGCAGATAATCGTTCAGCCGCAGTATTATGGAGGCTAATAGTTTTAGCCGCCGCTGCTTTTTTGTTTATTTGTTGCCCATTAGTTGTCCAATTCCTATTTTCATCATGATGGAAAATGGTGATTTCTGCATTGGTACCTTGTGAGTCTGTAACTACGGCTAAAATCATATTGTTCTTGGCAGTAATAGCAGAACGATGGTCTAATCTGTTTTCTTCATTTTCAGGTGCATTAAATACCCCATCAAAAGCATTTTCTAAAGCATCCTTACCTTGTTTAAAAGCAATAGTGTTGTTAAAGTTGGCATTTAGTTTAGTCATTTCAATATTCCAAACCAAACCATCCCAAGTATAGATGTAAAGAAAATCTGTAAGCTCATCTAATAAAGCAACAAAGTTTGTTCCTGATTCAAAAGAGAAGAATTTACTGGTAAGATTAGCTCTTTTAGAAATGTTATTCCAAGTACCAGGGACTAGTTTATTTTTTTGAATAATGTTTACTTCAGAACCTCCGTAAGAAGTAGTTAAAGCAAAGAAGTCATCTTGTAAAACAACATGGTATTGTTTTCTAGGGTTGTTAGCTTCATCTTTTTGACGTTGTTCATATAGCTTTTTTTGATCTACAATAAACTTTTGTTGATTAGTACCAAAGCCTTCGATAATAAGATTAACAAGTTGTTCAGCCTCTTTTTCAAAAGAAGCAGCAATATCAAGTACCACATCTTCTATTAGTTTACCTTGACCTTTAAACCAGTCTTCAATAGCTTTTCCTACTTTTCCATGTGCTAAATCATCCCCAGTTCTGTATAGTGTTTTTCCAAAATCAGAAAACCCATCATTAAGCGCATTAATTACTCCGTTTAACTGTTGTCCACCAGGTGTTTTTCCTAAAGCTTCAAATAATTTTCCTTTAGCTTGTTTAAGTATTCCTTTAGAGTATTGATCTTTAGCAGGGTATCTATCATAAAAATAACCATTAAAAGTACCTAAATCTTGTTCGTTCCAACGATCTCCAATCCATTGGTATACTTTTACATGACTCTTTCGTTGTGTTAAATCCTGTGATTCAAAAATAGCTACTACATAATCATTTCCGTAAAATAATTCAGGAGCACTCCAACGAGAAGTCACTTTATATTTATCATTAAAAGGCGCTTTAGGGAAAGTAATAGGCAAGGTTTTACTAGCACCTGTTATTTTTTGTTTTCCATATTGAAAGGCATAGCTAACACCTTCAGGCATATTTTCCTGCTTAATAGCTCCAAATAGTGCCCCGTTAGTAGAATTGTATAATTTAGTTTCAGCTTTAGTAAGCCCAGCTTTTACACCATCAAAAGTATTGATTCCAAAATAATCAAAGGTTTTAGCAGGCATATAAGGATCATCCTTAGCGTCTAGATAATGAACACCTTTTAACAGTCTTTTTTGTAGTTCTGTTCCTTTATTTAAAAAGGTATATTCAAGATTTATTTTTTTTATCTGTTGATCTTTTCTGTTCTTAAGTGTAATTACACTTAGGTATCTATCTTCATAACGTTCTTGGTAGGCATCTCTATCGTTATCAGTACCAGTTCTGCCATTTTCAGTATGTGGATCACTATATTCAAAAGCCTCCTTTTTTTGATAAGTATAGTTTAATGTTTTACCACGAAGTCCTTCTACTTTAGCTAAATAAGAAGCGCGTGTATGAGTTCTACCACTACGTCCAACATTTTCATTAGTAGTTTGGTAAAAAAACTTTACTTGTTCTCCATAAATATCTTCAATAGCTGAAAGATTATAGGATATAGGGAATTTAGTTTGATTGGTAGGATCTACTGAACTACCAATCCAGTTTCCCCATTTTACATTGTATTCATTACTATTAGCATGGTGTTGAGTAAACGAACCATCCCCATAAATGT encodes the following:
- a CDS encoding SAM-dependent methyltransferase gives rise to the protein MKGKLYLIPTTLGDTEPLEVMPISVKKVIEKLEHFIVENEKSARRYIKKITPTKSQPSLQLMLLDKYSDELETRNYLDVCEDGISIGLLSEAGVPAVADPGATIVKQAHEKGIQVIPLVGPSSILLALMASGMNGQSFAFNGYLPIDKGERKRAIKDLEKLSRDKDQSQIFIETPYRNEKMLEDLRSVLAPDTKVCVACDITLPTEYIKTLTVKEWKNVKTDLHKRPAIFIVHR
- a CDS encoding low molecular weight protein-tyrosine-phosphatase → MVCLGNICRSPLAEGILKSKVSSDFIQVDSAGTAGYHEGELPDKRSIAVAQKNGIDITDQRSRKFSLADFDTFDVIYAMDESNFHNLVSLARNDEDAGKVKMILQEIYPNENLSVPDPYYGGDKGFENVYNMLDEACEIVASKFVN
- a CDS encoding peptidoglycan-binding protein LysM, producing MLTSFTLSPAKKEITTTLPIIKVDDIKEFNFPFLQKDFIGFKEALGFKESQGKYTVINKLGYLGKYQFGKSTLKRFKIYNTQRFLKNPELQERTFIALCKVNKWILRKDIRRSVGKKIKGILITESGILAAAHLSGAGNVKKFLRTNGKFQFKDAFGTTIEEYLKKFSGYNVSDIPPNKSPLV
- a CDS encoding RHS repeat-associated core domain-containing protein → MITTRPSQKEVLQRWGSYFFSLLIFLGNAPASYANAYAQKQMLTSQQTLQQKTGALPVNQLDLGTGNVTLQESLLAVEGYQAAISYNSEGVAQKAATWNRSQKQGTLGLGWEYPENRIIRLTQQTGTLEDDKYLLYNQGATYPLLFIEQSNNEKTYRIAKKHNWIVKYHTTNKQWRLFMPDGQIYIYGDGSFTQHHANSNEYNVKWGNWIGSSVDPTNQTKFPISYNLSAIEDIYGEQVKFFYQTTNENVGRSGRTHTRASYLAKVEGLRGKTLNYTYQKKEAFEYSDPHTENGRTGTDNDRDAYQERYEDRYLSVITLKNRKDQQIKKINLEYTFLNKGTELQKRLLKGVHYLDAKDDPYMPAKTFDYFGINTFDGVKAGLTKAETKLYNSTNGALFGAIKQENMPEGVSYAFQYGKQKITGASKTLPITFPKAPFNDKYKVTSRWSAPELFYGNDYVVAIFESQDLTQRKSHVKVYQWIGDRWNEQDLGTFNGYFYDRYPAKDQYSKGILKQAKGKLFEALGKTPGGQQLNGVINALNDGFSDFGKTLYRTGDDLAHGKVGKAIEDWFKGQGKLIEDVVLDIAASFEKEAEQLVNLIIEGFGTNQQKFIVDQKKLYEQRQKDEANNPRKQYHVVLQDDFFALTTSYGGSEVNIIQKNKLVPGTWNNISKRANLTSKFFSFESGTNFVALLDELTDFLYIYTWDGLVWNIEMTKLNANFNNTIAFKQGKDALENAFDGVFNAPENEENRLDHRSAITAKNNMILAVVTDSQGTNAEITIFHHDENRNWTTNGQQINKKAAAAKTISLHNTAAERLSAIMGRDGKLDVKMGNSFAVLQTYDNLDENLPDVGDIPLVGNLISGFVPDMKKINMTYGITWDENFENINLEFLHAAAGQTGVESFVVGDVINKIGKAHSLLVGSNNGLDAEDGKNYAFRYDGNQFLGKQFSSPYYTSGFANDVVSTLTESDDKAFKTPQFYQYDPNTNGWTLINKASQEQIAAPEFVDEAINVSVEIVNIIVQVVTLVLPGLGEALELAEETIQLIDNAANIAQVATMVMEPVAKELVKDIMGTNHKSTSIANNYISVNGKLFHRSPTGQWERVSNDFFESNGIDQDIVGGTNNIVSNFVPYTLKTTHGIENHIKLLGNGKVYDTKTIENSNLTVHQDSLSATIGASAYVSYGPITNKGFVQKNAYTEQFKPLIGSTAEERARSNRPAYKDATQVVLHKIAGLDLDNELYDYPVTKVTIKQGGEKLSAHHYLYDGNSAAYDANSHLTLYGKVTDIPTSKDIKVNTDVSLTTTDGGYIEHYFYNRYNTYGKDHRKGYPTKSNDLKLQDNTLVTYQSIHSDDSQNYSNGNITTLYGHPYATLTYNTNQKVVASNHTYYNVWEEDLRHPVDGAHLQENRIYLSRPVKKINTIDGVANVTTSEFKFAKHSLITRKTTSKGYTTQGATEEHNQYHTYAFEHYDDLRKVNRIQEPFSTINTVKQGNDPEKITGGNVVAYESFRINNKDIHAPKDFYTLANANGLAPNALPENIIGKITSNINNQATLIENYDTKVAQYHTIIGDYHGAERAAHQAHHKEHEIQDNIEQLHDDLLDLAKNIDFYKQSLAQNKAEENKLTSDINSLRSDQRISRNQANDKIKQINQQYRNINKYQDLIALGWIGGPIGFGIAYGVNHPKIEKAKQTISSLRNALTQLERDIRQDQVDINKKRESLLGLVANDNDLKPVLQNIQQALKNERDTYNAFKTSKENPLHNSLNAFNGGIENFDQNKHDTARHGLANVNFNSYQNSLNSLQQHLRLLEQKRVTPDNLEANFHNKIRKNIEDISAKHQQHQNNIKEIAEHHRNAITQANNANSISKQTPSGYAVNWIRTKTVEDRDTTTGVPLSWYDTDDTYSSVVLHPLNKKPIATFNGVNAHKGAKRTLFYDFENANNTPFSGSLINKGHTGNKSLVLATNSSGKEFTQLSKRNDLQYLVSLWIKKNNSTDTNDDNNKAFIGALNHISEKNRYIATNTWQYIEELLPANEVPYMSFRNNVLVDDILIRPIGTTATISAWDDNDMLSHQVANNGLTTTHILDDAQQHMASIDNTGRTMDFTHHGYSRFITHNQDGYDVNQPNSNMKIHFQNKATYLGDVSGTTNIPANDLGNEFAIAFTANDNFTITKGNQRIQKTGNSISSSWGSFDIDKRKNILILQKNNVLVVYVNGEIKAHLRAPNANTNLQINGTVSNLLTGKDPVVDITYKDGLARNIQHQYWFNNSENQIIGKIVQATLYNGWGKPMLQTKPLYHLNPRLNYEQNFIEYNEQDGNIQGNFVSLYETFSQQNNHDYKIEDHLDISRLFTQTKYSNDPLQRVIATTMPGVNNQDTENTKRTGYQDALGASLETAIGISNANKLKFKTSSTEIRNNDKAAVKDLFGRATAMQNGNSISSYAYIYDANGNKTIQRRLPLSHTNNTPNQYKNTRVNIDLIGDQAYTNTVDEGRNYVIKNNKGLTVFSSANNFSKSKTNIKWRYTKYDPINRPIEAGVINVPGNFNKQEMSFLANTTEWLADIKQTIHKTWQYDSFENNVDKSNGKVTHTSRLINDKQIETRYAYNIRGQVTRKATYINGDLQGLIGYHYNHDGKIKDIVYPNGTSVDYTYDQNGRLYGIGTNTNPFAYAKYGYGTNGKINLTIHGNGVLNTTQKYTLQEHVAESNTEFNGAQTLFKENLEYTVNGNYHQGMIMRKTEQQEGQPIDRYEYTYDNQYRLTLAERHNGAGIDGFQFDYDTNGNLTSQSSSVFGRTNNFAYKQGTNKLQSATETASKIGLYTKIGQTPLGLNTQLDYDIFTRKTHKVFDGQNQVKFLYDANNRRVQKTRKYTSKHGLSIDDTLTYIFGTRNLPLFEKLTDNVDNTSWDKTYIYGAQYAPIAMLYKGKTYFFVRDYQSSLRNVVNASEGIVEETYKYTPFGEILYSNHQGTEVKHKLGTYLYTGQEYDQATGLYNFKARLYHPVKKIFLTPDPKHINYSPYTYTSNNPINLVDPTGMAPIFPNKGFIVDGTEAANLSSKSATTIEGSKVFSRGTRVSTEVTSHITGANNIKLIPNTMGNDYYFPFQSGGIGYMEVPKDVPAGTCVFTGPMNGCAIEVRPVGDNDVFYHDLNSKTLKNYGASSGLPGATAQPKARVAWEDYGDNLEEQRMMESASANGRANPSFHYDNVFVKNREKGWDVYSTEVNTNQDSSIPAFKKVNGKLTAQNRTRAFSVKPGPRAIQSGQEAHLLERFPE